TGCCCGACGGCAACTGGACGCTTGCGCTCAGCCTCACCGCCTCCACCCTGTGGCTGTGGGGCCTCGTCGAAATGTTCATCGTGCCGGGCACCTCGGGCGAAAACCGGTTCGGGCCCGATCCGCTCGCCGAGGTCGAGGACGGCTCCGCATCCGCCTCGTCCCCTGCAAAAAGCTGGGACCAGCAAAGCGAGCTCGAATTGGTGCCGCCCAGCGCTAGCCCACCCGGCGGCATGCATGTTAATCGGGGTGCATGACCGATGCTCTCTCCATTGCCCGCGATCTGATCCGCTGCCCCTCCGTGACCCCTGAAGATGCCGGTGCGCTCGGGGTGCTCGAAAAGGCCCTCAACGCCGCAGGCTTCACTTGCCACCGCGTGACCTTCAGCGAACCCGGCACCGCCGACGTCGACAATCTCTATGCGCGGATCGGCAGCGAGGGTCCGCACATCACCTTCGCCGGCCATACCGACGTGGTACCGCCCGGTGACGAGAGCGCCTGGAGCGTCGGCGCGTTCTCCGGAGAGGTCAAGGACGGCGTGCTGCACGGCCGCGGCGCTGTCGATATGAAGGGCGGCATCGCCTGCTCGGTGGCCGCGGTGCTGGAGCATCTCGCCGCCAATGGCGGCAAGCCGCGCGCCGACGGCCAAGAATCCGGCTCGGGCTCGATCTCGTTCCTGATCACCGGCGACGAGGAAGACGTCTCGATCAACGGCACCATCAAACTCTTGAAATGGGCCGCCGAGCGCGGCGAGAAGTTCGACCATTGCGTGCTGGGCGAGCCCTCCAATGTCGAGACCCTCGGCGACACCATCAAGGTCGGCCGACGCGGCTCGCAATCCGGCACGCTGTACGTGGACGGCGTGCAGGGCCACGTCGCCTATCCGCATCGCGCGGCCAATCCGGTGCCTGACATTTCGCGCCTGATCGTCGCGATCTCCGACGAACCGCTCGACCATGGCAGCGCGCAATTCCAGGCGTCCAATCTCGAATTCGTCTCGGTCGATGTCGGCAACAAGGCCTTCAACGTGATCCCCGGCGAGGCCCGCGCCAGGTTCAACATCCGCTACAACGACAACCACACCCAGGCGTCATTGCGCGAGCTGGTCGAAACGCGCCTGGCAAAAGCCTGCGGCAACCGCGTCAAGGCCCGCATCGTCTGGGAGCCTTCGAACTCCAACGTGTTCGTGACCAAGCCGGGCTTGTTCACCGATCTCGCGGTGTCCGCGATCGAGGAGGTGACGGGGCGCAAGCCGGAGCTGTCGACCAGCGGAGGCACGTCGGATGCGCGGTTCATCTCCAGCTATTGCCCGGTGATCGAGTTCGGGCTGGTCGGCCAGACCATGCATCAGGTCGACGAGCGCGTGCCGGTGAAGGATCTGGAGACGTTGACGAAGGTGTATCGCGGGATCCTGACGCGGTATTTTGGGTAGGGGTCGCGCTGCCACAGAACCCACAGCTGTCATCGTCCGCGAAAGCGGACGATCCAGTATTCCATCACCGTCAGTGATTGAATCGAGAGGCCGCGGCGTACTGGATTCCCCGCCTTCGCGGGGAATGACAGCGGTGAACGTGGCAAAGGGCGTCTATCCTTCGCCTAATAATCCACCTTCATCAGATACAGCCCGTCCGGCGGGGCGACGATGCCGCATGCTGTGCGGTTGCGCGCCTCTAACGCCGCGGAGAGATCGTCGGCGGTCCAGCGGCCTTCGCCGACCCAGACCAGCGAGCCTACCATCGATCTGACCTGGCTGTGCAGGAACGAGCGCGCGGAGGTGACGATGATGATCTCGCGGCCATCGCGCTCGACGTCGAGCTGGTCGAGCGTCTTCTCCGGAGATCTGGCCTGGCACTCGGTGTCGCGGAACGTGGTGAAATCGTGCTTGCCGAGCAGACGCTGCGCGGCCGCATGCATCGCCTCCGCATCGAGCTTGCGCGGCACGCGCCAGGCGTGGCCGATGTCGAGCGCGAGATTGGCTCGGGTGTTGATGACGCGATAGCGATAATGGCGCTTCACCGCCGAGAAGCGCGCCTCGAAGCTGTCGGGCACGACCTCCGCTTCCAGCACCGCGACCGGATGCGGGCGAAGATGCGCGTTGAGCCCGTCGCGAAAGCGGCCGGGTGGAAATGGCTTGTCGATGTCGACATGCGCGACCTGGCCCCGCGCGTGCACGCCGGCATCGGTGCGGCCGGCGCCATGCACCCGCAAATCCGCGCCGGTCATCGCCTTCACGGCCGCCTCCAGCGCGCCCTGCACCGACGGCAGCGTGTCCTGCACCTGCCAGCCGAAGAACGGCGCGCCGTCATATTCGATGGTGAGCTTGTAGCGGGGCATTTGTCCGATTTGTCCGGTGTCATTGCCGGGCTCGACCCGGCAATCCATCGCCTGGGAAGGAGTTTTGTTAGAAGATGGATACGCGGGTCAAGCCCGCGTATGACGAGTCGGCTAGCTGAACCTCGCTCCCGCCTTCAAAGGCACGCCCCGCAAAAAGTCCGCAGCTTGCATCCGGCCCTTGCCCTCGCGCTGGAGCTCGATGATGCGGATGGCGCCCTCGCCGCAGGCGATGGTGAGCTTGTCATCGAGCACCCCGCCCGGCGCGCCCGATCCTTTCGCCAGCTCGCACCGCAGGATTTTGACGCGCGCGTTCTCGCTGACGCCGGCAAGTTCGGCCCATGCACCGGGGAACGGCGACAGGCCGTGGATGTGGCGCAGCACGGCGCGCGCCGGCTTGCTCCAGTCGATCCGCGCCTCGGCCTTGTCGATCTTGGCGGCGTAAGTCACGCCGTCCTCGCCCTGCTTCTTGAGCTGGAGCCCGCCGCGATCGAGCGCAGCCATCGCGCGCACCATCAGGTCGGCACCGAGGCGCGAGAGACGGTCGTGCAGGTCGACAGCCGTCATATTGTCGGTGATTGCGAGGCGCTCGGCCATGGCGACGTCGCCGGTGTCGAGGCCGACATCCATCTTCATCACCATCACGCCGCTCTCGGCATCGCCTTCCATGATCGCACGGTTGATCGGCGCCGCGCCGCGCCAGCGCGGCAATAGTGAAGCGTGCAGATTGTAGCAGCCGAGTTTCGGCGCATCGAGGATCGCCTGCGGCAGGATCATGCCGTAGGCGACGACGACGGCGGCATCGGCATCGAACGCGCTGAACTCGTCGAGCGCTTCCTGGGTTTTCAGCGTCTTCGGCGTCAGCACGGGAATGCCGAGCTTTCGCGCGGCCTCCTCGACCGGCGTCGGCTGCAATTGCAGGCCGCGCCGCCCGCCCGGCTTCGGCGCACGGGTGTAGACGGCGACGATCTCGTGGCCGTGCGCGACCAGCTCGAGCAGCGTCGGCACGGAGAAATCGGGCGTGCCCATGAAGATGAGGCGAAGGGGCATGACAAGCACTCGGTATGTTCCCTCCCCCCTTGTGGGGGAGGGCTAGGGAGAGGGGTGCCACACGACGCGCTCTCGCAATCGAGCACGGACTGGTTTCTTGGCCCCGGTTAGACCACTTGCTGGGCTACCCCTCTCCCCTGCCCTCCCCCACAAGGGGGGAGGGAGCGCAGGTTACCGTGGGGCAGCGCCGGTCGCTTACGTCGTCATCACTCCGCGCGCTTGGCGGCTTTCTCGAACTTTTTCATCACGCGGTCGCGCTTGAGCTTCGACAGATAGTCGACGAACAGCACGCCGTTGAGATGGTCGATCTCGTGCTGGATGCAGGTGGCGTAGAGCCCTTCGGCGTCCTCTTCGTGCACCTTGCCGTCGAGATCGGTGAAGCGCACGCGCACCTTGGCGGGGCGCTCGACCTCTTCGTAATATTCGGGGATCGAGAGGCAGCCTTCCTCGTAGACCGACAGCTCCTCGGACGAGCCGATGATCTCGGGGTTGATGAAGACGCGCGGCAGCGGATTGGTCTCGCCGTTCTCGTCGCGCTTGGCGAGGTCCATGGTGATCAGGCGCAGCGGTTGCGCGATCTGGATCGCGGCCAGGCCAATGCCGGGCGCGTCGTACATGGTCTCGAACATGTCGTCGGCAAGCTTGCGGATCTCGGCCGTGACCTTCTCGATCGGCTTGGAGACCAGACGCAGCTGCTTGTCGGGCAGGATGATGATTTCTCTGAGGGCCATGGCCGCGATTTAAGCCCCGCGCCGGGTGCGGTCAATGCGGGCGGGAACCCCGTTAACCCTTCGCTAACCATAAATTTTCAGGTTTCGTTAACCATAAAAATTAGGGGGCGGTTAACCATAAGCGTTCGCTATTCGTTCGCGGCCACTGGCGAATCGGCTAGAACGGTCGGCATGAACGAGATCATTTTCATGCTCGGCGACTGGCCGGTGCGCACGATCGATGCGCTGATCGGCTTCGGCGCCCTCGTCCTCATCCTCCTGGTGGCGATTGCCGTCGTGATCGCCCGTTCGGGCCGGCGCGGCGCGGAACTCGCGATGGCGCATGCGATCCGGGCCGACGAGCTCGAGGAGCGCCTGAGCGAGGTGCTGCGCGCCCAGAGCGAATCCTCAGGAAGGGTCGACGCCATGACCCAGGCGCTGGCGGGACGCCAGGCCGAGATGGCGCGGGCGGTCAACGAGCGGCTGGACTCGGTCACCCACCGCGTCGGCCAGTCCATGGAGCATTCGACCCGCAACACCATGGAAAGCCTGCGCGCGCTGCACGAGCGACTCGGCATCATCGACAGCGCCCACAAGAACCTCACCGATCTCACCACCCAGGTGACGACCTTGCGCGACGTGCTCGCCAACAAGCAGTCGCGCGGCGCGTTCGGCCAGGCGCGGATGGAGGCGATCGTCCAGGACGGTCTTCCAAAGGGCGCCTACGAGTTCCAGTTCACGCTCTCGACCGGCAAGCGGCCGGACTGCGTCGTGTTCCTGCCCGACCAGCGCCCGCTCTGCATCGACGCGAAATTTCCGCTGGAGGCGATGACGGCGCTGCACGACGCCCGTACCGACGAGGAAAAGCGCATCGCCACGCAGCGGCTGCGCGGCGACGTGATGAAGCATGTCAGCGACATCGCCGAAAAATACCTCGTCACCGGCGAGACCCAGGAGATGGCGCTGATGTTCGTGCCGTCGGAATCGGTCTACGCCGAGATCCATGACGGCTTCGACGACGTGATCCAGAAGGCCTATCGCGCCAAAGTCGTGCTGGTGTCCCCCTCGCTGCTGATGCTGGCGATCCAGGTGATGCAGCAGATCATGAAGGACGCGCGCATGCGCGACGCCGCCGACCAGATCCAGACCGAAGTCGTCAAGCTCGGCGACGATCTGGGCCGCCTGCGCGACCGCGTCGTCAAGTTGCAGAAGCATTTCTCCGACGCGAACGAGGACGTCCGCCAGATCCTGATCTCCGCCGACAAGATCGAGAAGCGCGCGGGCCGCATCGAGGAGCTCGATTTCAGCAAGACCGATGCACCGGAAGGACCGCGGTTGGTGGCGGGGGCCGGCGAGCTGTTTCCGAGGAAGCTCCAGGCGGGGGAGTGAGATTCAGGGCACGCTGTCATGCCCCGCGAAGGCGGGGCATCCAGTATTCCGTGACAGTCGTAATTTACCGAGGTGCTGATGTTTACTGGATCGTCCGCCTTCGCGGACGATGACGGCGGTCGGGGCGGTCAGGTGGGTGCACGCCATTACTACGTCTACATTCTCGCGAGTAAGATTGGCGGCACTCTCTACATCGGGGTGACGAACGACCTGATCCGCCGCGTGGCACAGCACAAATTGAAGCTCATCGAGAGCTTCACCGAGAAGTACAACGTCGCACGGCTAGTCTACTTCGAGCAGTTCGACGACCCTGAGAATGCGATCAAACGGGAGAAGCGGCTCAAGAAGTGGAACAGGGCCTGGAAGGTTCGGTTGATCGAGCAGCACAACCCGAATTGGGATGATCTCTATCACGAGTTAGCCGGCCCACCATGACTCCGTCTCGCTCCGGCACACTGTCATGCCCCGCGAAGGCGGGGCATCCAGTACGCCCCGGCGGTTGTGATTGAATCGAGGCGCTGATGTTTACTGGATCGTCCGCCTTCGCGGACGATGACACCGGGGGTGTTGCGGCCTCTCCGGCTTCACCGGCGACCGCGAGTGTTTTCTCCCAGAATCTGCTAACAGCACCCCATGACCTTACCCGACGCGACCTCCTCCGCCGCCGCGCCTGCGACCTCTTGGCGCGACAGTCTTGCCATGTACCTGCAACCGCGGGTGCTGATTGTGCTGTTCCTGGGTTTCTCTTCGGGGCTACCGCTGGCACTGTCGGGGTCGACGCTGAGATTTTGGCTCCGTGAATCGCAGATCGATCTGGAAACCATTGGACTGTTCGCGCTGGTCGGAACGCCGTACACCATCAAGTTTCTATGGGCGCCGCTCGTTGACGCTCTCAGCGTACCGCTGCTTTCCAAAATCCTAGGTCGACGACGGGGTTGGTTGGTCGTGTCGCAGATCATGCTTGTGTTGGCGATCCTGCTGCTTGGCTTTTGCAACCCCGCCTCGACTCCTTGGTATGTACCGTTCGGTGCGGCGCTGCTGGTGGCGACCGCCTCGGCGACACAAGATATCGTCGTCGATGCATTCCGGATCGAAAGTTTGCCCAAAGACGAGCAGGCGGCGGGCATGGCGTCCTACGTTGCCGCCTACCGCATCAGCACTCTGGTCTCTACGGCCGGTGCTCTCTTTTTGATCGATGCATTCGAAAAATCGGGCTTTGGCCGGGCGGACGCCTGGAAACTTGGATATGCCGCAATGGCGGCGCTCATTCTCATCGGCATGGTCACTGCGTTTGTAGCCGCCGAGCCAGATCAGTCGCAGCTCGCAACCGCCAAAAACGTAGGCGATCCGATGAAGCGTGTCTTTGAAACCACAAAGAGCGCCCTGCTCGACTTCTTGTCTCTGGATATGGTCGCCGCCGTTCTTCTCTTCGTCATCCTGTTCAAGTTCACGGACGCGTTTTCAGGCATCATGACGGAAGCCTTTGTGGTCGACATCGGCTTCAGCAAGACCGATTACGCGGCCATCGTTAAGGGCGTTGGCCTGGCCGCAACGCTGGTTGGAGGCTTCGCCGGCGGTTTCGTCGCAAGGCGTTATTCACTAGCAAAAAGTTTGTGGATCGGCGGCGTATTGCAGGCTGTCGCGAACCTCTCCTTCTCTTGGCTAGCCTTGATCGGCACCAGCCAATGGGCGCTCGCCTTTGCCATCACCTGTGAGAATTTCACGAGCGCGATTGGCACGGTGATCTTCGTCGCCTACCTCTCGGCACTGTGCCGGAATCCAATGCATACGGCGACGCAGTACGCGCTGCTCACCGCGCTCGCGGCGGTCGGACGAACTTATCTTTCGTCAGTGTCCGGCTATGTCGCCAAGGCCAGCGGCTGGCCCATGTTCTTCGTGATCTGTGTGCTGGTGGCGATCCCGAGCCTTGTGCTGCTGACCTGGCTGCAAAAGCGCGGGCATTTCGAGGCGCTAGGGTCGGTGCGGGTTTGACGGTCGCATTATCTCCTCGTCATTGCGAGGAGCTCTTGCGACGAAGCAATCCAGACTGTTTGCAAGCCGACCGTTTGGATTGCTTCGCTGCGCTCGCAATGACAACGGAGAGAGTGGCGCGAACCCTTCCCCCTACTGCTTCCTGATCAAACTCCACTTCGTGATCACGGCTTCGCTCATCTGGCCGGGATCGCTGGCGCAGGCGATTTCGTCGACCTTGACCGAGATTTCCTTGCCGACGAACGATTTCAACTGCGTGGCCTGCGCGTCGCTGGAGGTGACGAGCTGGAAGGTCTCGGGCCCGGTCTCGAGGTTGCACAGCCCGTTCGGCGCCGGCAGGCGACGCGGCTCGGAGGTGATCTGATACATCGGAACCCGCTTGCCGTTCTTGACGTCGCGCACCTTCATCGCGTTCAACGCGCCCGACAGCACCTCGCCGGCGTTGATCGGCTTGCCGGGCTTCGACGGCGGAGGCGCGCCGTCGTCCTGCTGCGCTGACATGGCCGGGGTCACCATCATGGCCATCGTCGCGAGCAAAGCCAATCGTTTGGCGAAACATTTCGTCATGTCGTTCCGTTCCGTGAGATTTATTGGATAGCTAGAACAGGGTGCGCTGCCGCATCGCAGCCGATAGCGTACCTTCATCGAGATAATCAAGCTCGCCGCCGACGGGAACTCCGTGGGCGAGCCGCGTCACCTTCACATTGGCGTCCTGCAAGAGGTCGGTGATGTAATGCGCCGTGGTCTGGCCGTCCACCGTCGCATTCAGAGCCAGAATGATTTCGTGCACCCGAGAATCATGCGCGCGCGCGACCAGCGCGTCGATGGTCAGATCCTGCGGGCCGACGCCGTCGAGCGGCGACAACGTCGCGCCCAGCACGTGATAGCGCCCCTGGGTCGCATTGGCGCGCTCCAGCGCCCAGAGATCGGCGACGTCGGCGACGACGACGATGATGGCGTCGTCGCGCTTCGGATCGGTGCAGACGGTGCAGGGATTTTGCGTGTCGATGTTGCCGCAGGTCTTGCAGACCTGGACCTTGTCGAGCGCGACCTGCATGGCCGAAGCCAGCGGCATCATCAGCGCCTCACGCTTCTTGATCAGATGCAGCGCCGCGCGCCGCGCCGAGCGCGGACCGAGGCCCGGCAGCCGCGCGAGAAGCTGCACCAGCCGCTCGATTTCGGGACCTGCAACCGCGCCCATATTATTGGCCGAACAACCCCGGCGGCAGGCCGAGCCCTCCGGTCAGCGACTGCATCTTCTCCTGCATCGCGGCCTCGGCCTTGCGGCGCGCATCACCGAGCGCGGTGACGAGAAGGTCTTCCAACACTTCGCGCTCTTCCGCCTTCATCAGCGAGGGATCGATCTTGATGCCCTTGACGTCCATCTTGGCGGTCATGCGCACGGCGACGAGGCCGCCGCCGGAGATGCCCTCGACTTCCACGTTGGCCAGCTGCTCCTGCATCTCCTGCATCTTGGATTGCAGTTGCGCCGCCTGCTTCATCATGCCGAGAAAATCAGCCATAGGTCGCGTGTCCTTGGAAAGAAGTTAGGCTCACAGATCGTCGCCGTCGGAACCGTCGGGCGGATCGTCGCTGCCATAGTCCGCATTTATATTGGCCTCCGGCGTCTCCGGGGCAAGCCTGCGGACCTCGACAACCTTGGCGCCGGGAAAACGCGACAGCACCTCCCGCACGCGCGGATCCGCCTCCGCGGTGCGGGCATGTTCCTGCTTCGCCGCATGGTTCACCGAGCGCAGCGTCGGCTGGCCCTGTTCGTTCGATACGATCACCGTCCAGCGCCGGCCGGTCCACAGCTCGAATTTTCGCGCCAGTTCGGTGATCATGGTCTTGGAGGCGTTCGGCTCGAGCGCGATTTCGAGCCGGCCCTCCTCGAAACGGACGAGGCGCATGTCGCCTTCGAGCGCGCTCTTGGTCATGATGTCGCGCTTCTGCCCAGCCAGCGCGACGAGCTGGGTGAAGCTCGTGATGCGCAACTGCGGCACGGCGCTTTGCGGATCCGGCGCGGGCGCCACCATCTGCGGCCGGGCGCCGCCGCCAAACGCTGATGGCGATGATGTCGGCATGCGAACGGGCGCTGCAGACACGGACGATGCGGATGCAACCGGCGCGGACGGCGCGCTGCTGCGTCCGGCACCGCCGCCGCTCGCGACCGGCGAACCGCCGCCGTTCTGCTCCAGCATCCTGATCGCTTCGTCCGGCGTCGGCAAATCGGCGACATAGGCGATCCGCACCAGCACCATCTCGGCGGCCGCAGCCGGCCGCGTCGCCGCCTGTACCTCGGTGATGCCCTTCAGCAGCATCTGCCACATCCGCGACAGCACGCGCATCGAGATCTTCGAGGCGAAATCCCTCGCGCGCACCCGCTCGGTCTCGCCATAGGCGACGTTGTCGGCAGTCGCGGGAACGATCTTCACGCGGGTGACGAAATTGACGAATTCGGCGAGGTCCGAGAGCACGACGATCGGATCGGCGCCGACATCGTACTGGTCGCGGAACTCCTTGAAGGCGGCCGCGATATCGCCGCGCGCCAGCGAATCGAACAGGTCGATGACGCGGGTGCGGTCGGCGAGCCCCAGCATCTGCCTGACGGCGTCGGCCTTCACCGTGCCGGCCGCATGCGCGATGGCCTGGTCGAGCAGCGACAGCGAATCACGCACCGAGCCTTCTGCGGCGCGCGCGATGATGCCGAGCGCCTCGGGCTCAATCTCGACATTTTCTTTGGCCGCGATGTTGGCGAGGTGCTTCATCAGCACGTCGGCCTCGACCCGGCGCAGGTCGAAACGCTGGCAGCGCGACAGCACCGTGACCGGAACCTTGCGGATCTCGGTCGTCGCGAACACGAATTTGGCGTGCTCCGGCGGCTCCTCCAGCGTCTTCAGGAAGGCGTTGAACGCCGCCGTCGACAGCATGTGGACTTCGTCGATGATGTAGACCTTGTAGCGCGCGCTGGCCGGCGCGTAGCGCACGCTGTCATTGATCTGGCGGACGTCGTCGACGCCGGTATGCGATGCCGCGTCCATCTCCAGCACGTCCATGTGCCGGCTTTCCATGATCGCCTGGCAATGCACGCCGAGCGTCGGCATGTGGATGGTCGGGCCCTTCACCGAACCATCCGGCATCTCGTAGTTGAGTGCCCGGGCCAGGATGCGCGCGGTGGTGGTCTTGCCGACGCCGCGGACGCCGGTGAGGATCCAGGCCTGCGGAATCCGTCCGGTTTCGAACGCATTGGAGACGGTGCGGACCACGGCCTCCTGGCCGATCAGATCGTCGAAACTGGAGGGACGGTATTTGCGCGCCAGCACCCGGTAAGGCGCGTTGCCGGCCGCGCCGGCGCTATCGGGATTGGAAGGGGCGCCAGCGTCGGTCATCGGTCGATCCGCAATGATATGTCTCGTGGCCGGCTTTTGCGGAAAGGAGCGCGCTGGCGGCTGGTGCCGCCGGCGCTGGTTCGCTCGAAAAACAGGTAGGAGACTGACGAGCGACCCGATCCGGACCTCGTTAGGGCTGCTTCCTTCCGGACCTGACCCGGTTGGCGAGTGGCTCGTCCACCGCCAATCTCCCGGTCCCTATTTGGGGCCAAAAGGGGCGGAAAGCAAGCGGCTATCGCCCTTCGACGGCGCCTGCCCAGCATCCGGGCAATTCCAGATCTGCTCAGCCGATAGGCTGTGCTTTCACTGATAGTGCTGCCTTGGTATGAACCTGCCGAAACCTATCCCAACCAGAAAAGCGATTGATCCCAATGGTTACACGTCGTGATGTTGCATCGATTGTCGGGCTTGGCGCCATGACCGCGGCCGCGCTGGCTTCGCCGGCCGTGGCCCAGACCGCTGATCAGAACGAATCGACCTTCGCCCGCATCCGCCGGACCAAGAAGATGCGGATCGGCGCGGTCGGCGGCGGCGCGCCCTATTACATGAAGGATCTCGCCAGCGGCCAGTGGAAGGGCTTTTACGTCGACATCGCCAAGGCACTCGCCGACGACATGGAGGCCGAGCTCGAGATCACCGAG
The sequence above is drawn from the Bradyrhizobium amphicarpaeae genome and encodes:
- the dapE gene encoding succinyl-diaminopimelate desuccinylase; translated protein: MTDALSIARDLIRCPSVTPEDAGALGVLEKALNAAGFTCHRVTFSEPGTADVDNLYARIGSEGPHITFAGHTDVVPPGDESAWSVGAFSGEVKDGVLHGRGAVDMKGGIACSVAAVLEHLAANGGKPRADGQESGSGSISFLITGDEEDVSINGTIKLLKWAAERGEKFDHCVLGEPSNVETLGDTIKVGRRGSQSGTLYVDGVQGHVAYPHRAANPVPDISRLIVAISDEPLDHGSAQFQASNLEFVSVDVGNKAFNVIPGEARARFNIRYNDNHTQASLRELVETRLAKACGNRVKARIVWEPSNSNVFVTKPGLFTDLAVSAIEEVTGRKPELSTSGGTSDARFISSYCPVIEFGLVGQTMHQVDERVPVKDLETLTKVYRGILTRYFG
- the truA gene encoding tRNA pseudouridine(38-40) synthase TruA, whose protein sequence is MPRYKLTIEYDGAPFFGWQVQDTLPSVQGALEAAVKAMTGADLRVHGAGRTDAGVHARGQVAHVDIDKPFPPGRFRDGLNAHLRPHPVAVLEAEVVPDSFEARFSAVKRHYRYRVINTRANLALDIGHAWRVPRKLDAEAMHAAAQRLLGKHDFTTFRDTECQARSPEKTLDQLDVERDGREIIIVTSARSFLHSQVRSMVGSLVWVGEGRWTADDLSAALEARNRTACGIVAPPDGLYLMKVDY
- the fmt gene encoding methionyl-tRNA formyltransferase, producing the protein MPLRLIFMGTPDFSVPTLLELVAHGHEIVAVYTRAPKPGGRRGLQLQPTPVEEAARKLGIPVLTPKTLKTQEALDEFSAFDADAAVVVAYGMILPQAILDAPKLGCYNLHASLLPRWRGAAPINRAIMEGDAESGVMVMKMDVGLDTGDVAMAERLAITDNMTAVDLHDRLSRLGADLMVRAMAALDRGGLQLKKQGEDGVTYAAKIDKAEARIDWSKPARAVLRHIHGLSPFPGAWAELAGVSENARVKILRCELAKGSGAPGGVLDDKLTIACGEGAIRIIELQREGKGRMQAADFLRGVPLKAGARFS
- the def gene encoding peptide deformylase is translated as MALREIIILPDKQLRLVSKPIEKVTAEIRKLADDMFETMYDAPGIGLAAIQIAQPLRLITMDLAKRDENGETNPLPRVFINPEIIGSSEELSVYEEGCLSIPEYYEEVERPAKVRVRFTDLDGKVHEEDAEGLYATCIQHEIDHLNGVLFVDYLSKLKRDRVMKKFEKAAKRAE
- a CDS encoding DNA recombination protein RmuC: MNEIIFMLGDWPVRTIDALIGFGALVLILLVAIAVVIARSGRRGAELAMAHAIRADELEERLSEVLRAQSESSGRVDAMTQALAGRQAEMARAVNERLDSVTHRVGQSMEHSTRNTMESLRALHERLGIIDSAHKNLTDLTTQVTTLRDVLANKQSRGAFGQARMEAIVQDGLPKGAYEFQFTLSTGKRPDCVVFLPDQRPLCIDAKFPLEAMTALHDARTDEEKRIATQRLRGDVMKHVSDIAEKYLVTGETQEMALMFVPSESVYAEIHDGFDDVIQKAYRAKVVLVSPSLLMLAIQVMQQIMKDARMRDAADQIQTEVVKLGDDLGRLRDRVVKLQKHFSDANEDVRQILISADKIEKRAGRIEELDFSKTDAPEGPRLVAGAGELFPRKLQAGE
- a CDS encoding GIY-YIG nuclease family protein, whose product is MGARHYYVYILASKIGGTLYIGVTNDLIRRVAQHKLKLIESFTEKYNVARLVYFEQFDDPENAIKREKRLKKWNRAWKVRLIEQHNPNWDDLYHELAGPP
- a CDS encoding AmpG family muropeptide MFS transporter, whose product is MTLPDATSSAAAPATSWRDSLAMYLQPRVLIVLFLGFSSGLPLALSGSTLRFWLRESQIDLETIGLFALVGTPYTIKFLWAPLVDALSVPLLSKILGRRRGWLVVSQIMLVLAILLLGFCNPASTPWYVPFGAALLVATASATQDIVVDAFRIESLPKDEQAAGMASYVAAYRISTLVSTAGALFLIDAFEKSGFGRADAWKLGYAAMAALILIGMVTAFVAAEPDQSQLATAKNVGDPMKRVFETTKSALLDFLSLDMVAAVLLFVILFKFTDAFSGIMTEAFVVDIGFSKTDYAAIVKGVGLAATLVGGFAGGFVARRYSLAKSLWIGGVLQAVANLSFSWLALIGTSQWALAFAITCENFTSAIGTVIFVAYLSALCRNPMHTATQYALLTALAAVGRTYLSSVSGYVAKASGWPMFFVICVLVAIPSLVLLTWLQKRGHFEALGSVRV
- the recR gene encoding recombination mediator RecR is translated as MGAVAGPEIERLVQLLARLPGLGPRSARRAALHLIKKREALMMPLASAMQVALDKVQVCKTCGNIDTQNPCTVCTDPKRDDAIIVVVADVADLWALERANATQGRYHVLGATLSPLDGVGPQDLTIDALVARAHDSRVHEIILALNATVDGQTTAHYITDLLQDANVKVTRLAHGVPVGGELDYLDEGTLSAAMRQRTLF
- a CDS encoding YbaB/EbfC family nucleoid-associated protein produces the protein MADFLGMMKQAAQLQSKMQEMQEQLANVEVEGISGGGLVAVRMTAKMDVKGIKIDPSLMKAEEREVLEDLLVTALGDARRKAEAAMQEKMQSLTGGLGLPPGLFGQ
- a CDS encoding DNA polymerase III subunit gamma/tau, with amino-acid sequence MTDAGAPSNPDSAGAAGNAPYRVLARKYRPSSFDDLIGQEAVVRTVSNAFETGRIPQAWILTGVRGVGKTTTARILARALNYEMPDGSVKGPTIHMPTLGVHCQAIMESRHMDVLEMDAASHTGVDDVRQINDSVRYAPASARYKVYIIDEVHMLSTAAFNAFLKTLEEPPEHAKFVFATTEIRKVPVTVLSRCQRFDLRRVEADVLMKHLANIAAKENVEIEPEALGIIARAAEGSVRDSLSLLDQAIAHAAGTVKADAVRQMLGLADRTRVIDLFDSLARGDIAAAFKEFRDQYDVGADPIVVLSDLAEFVNFVTRVKIVPATADNVAYGETERVRARDFASKISMRVLSRMWQMLLKGITEVQAATRPAAAAEMVLVRIAYVADLPTPDEAIRMLEQNGGGSPVASGGGAGRSSAPSAPVASASSVSAAPVRMPTSSPSAFGGGARPQMVAPAPDPQSAVPQLRITSFTQLVALAGQKRDIMTKSALEGDMRLVRFEEGRLEIALEPNASKTMITELARKFELWTGRRWTVIVSNEQGQPTLRSVNHAAKQEHARTAEADPRVREVLSRFPGAKVVEVRRLAPETPEANINADYGSDDPPDGSDGDDL